Below is a window of Alphaproteobacteria bacterium DNA.
CCAAAGAGCCATTTGTTTTCTTGGCCACTGGTACCCGGTGACTTTGAATTGACATACTTAATTCTAAATTGACTGACAAAAAAATCAAACTTTAAAAAGACATCTATAGTTTTTGTGAGATCTTTTCCAAAAAGAAAGCTCATACCATTAGAATATTTTTGACTGACCTCAAAATCAGCAATTCCGAAGGGTAAATTAACACCAATATTGGGATCATAGAATGAATTGCCTTTTCTTTTGATATGATATTGGTGGAGAGTGGTAAACAATTCACTTGAAAAGAAAAAGTTGGGTTGTTGATTGCGTGTACCCAAAATGAGAGATTCATTCCAGCCTGTTGTATCCATATTTAATATCAGGCTATTCTCTCCAATATTATTTTTTAGATATGCTTTAAATGTATTTTGCGATTTCGAAAGACCAAAACCGATTCCCACGTAAGGATTCCAGGAGGCTTGACTATAAGTTGATAAAGCAAAAAATGTAAATAATAAC
It encodes the following:
- a CDS encoding porin family protein gives rise to the protein MKINLKLLFTFFALSTYSQASWNPYVGIGFGLSKSQNTFKAYLKNNIGENSLILNMDTTGWNESLILGTRNQQPNFFFSSELFTTLHQYHIKRKGNSFYDPNIGVNLPFGIADFEVSQKYSNGMSFLFGKDLTKTIDVFLKFDFFVSQFRIKYVNSKSPGTSGQENKWLFGYAPGVGMQFKLTDSLATRVDYTYRIYNNFQSKNISQETDVPNTVFTGKILPRIHQFTVSLIYKF